In Bacillus sp. Cs-700, one genomic interval encodes:
- a CDS encoding cytosine permease, with product MSSLPKSSNPIQIERYGLESVPETSRTTRWYEYAMIQMAVSVNAGNFLVPALAVLEGGLSFIWAVLATVFGATVAFLFVSFLSFPGARRGIPSQYAVRAFVGVKGAQYFASPVRTITSLYWFSVQTIGGTYMVVELMKRAFSIKLLFLPTSLLLATIMALLALVGFDAVKKVTRYFLPLLFAGGVAMFFVYFTTSVNGSSYSSVISFNGEPNRSFFFFASLAFVQYVSGVSSSSDMARYAKSPQHAFWGIFSGNTFGFTLTALLGAYTATVAGTWNPFLITSQQTQSTLLLILIFASALCSMIMINISNAYTGGYSLLNTFPSLGRVKSALLLGFAAVTLSSFPAFVDEAESFISLLGAFVIPLSAVIVTDFMVIKKGSFTSAMLENLSERTLNRSGFLAILLGVLFYLLLPTDYSPGFLSFLLTGILYLSFHRFKKKNIH from the coding sequence ATGAGCAGTTTACCGAAATCATCTAATCCTATTCAAATTGAACGATATGGACTTGAATCCGTTCCAGAAACGTCGCGCACGACACGCTGGTACGAATATGCAATGATTCAAATGGCTGTATCCGTGAACGCCGGGAATTTCCTTGTGCCTGCTCTTGCCGTTCTCGAAGGAGGACTTAGCTTCATTTGGGCAGTGCTTGCGACCGTATTCGGAGCAACTGTCGCCTTTCTATTCGTCTCATTCCTATCCTTTCCAGGAGCAAGACGCGGAATCCCGTCTCAATATGCAGTGCGAGCATTTGTTGGTGTAAAGGGAGCCCAATACTTTGCTTCACCAGTTAGAACCATCACGTCACTATACTGGTTTTCCGTTCAAACCATTGGCGGTACTTATATGGTCGTTGAGTTAATGAAACGCGCTTTTTCGATAAAGCTTCTGTTTCTGCCGACGTCACTGTTACTTGCTACTATAATGGCGTTACTTGCGTTAGTCGGTTTCGATGCGGTTAAAAAAGTGACCAGGTATTTTCTTCCTCTTTTATTTGCTGGAGGCGTTGCGATGTTCTTTGTTTATTTTACTACTTCAGTAAACGGCAGCAGCTACTCATCCGTTATCTCATTTAATGGAGAACCAAACAGATCATTCTTTTTCTTCGCTAGCCTTGCATTTGTTCAGTATGTATCTGGAGTTAGTAGCTCTTCCGACATGGCAAGATACGCTAAATCTCCTCAGCATGCATTCTGGGGGATATTCTCTGGGAATACCTTTGGGTTTACATTAACCGCACTTCTCGGTGCCTATACCGCTACAGTAGCAGGAACATGGAATCCTTTTTTAATCACAAGTCAACAGACGCAATCTACTCTTCTGTTAATCCTAATTTTTGCATCCGCACTCTGTTCAATGATCATGATCAACATTAGCAATGCGTACACGGGAGGATATAGCCTTCTAAACACGTTTCCATCTCTGGGACGAGTGAAAAGTGCCCTTTTACTAGGTTTCGCTGCTGTAACGTTAAGTTCATTTCCAGCCTTTGTGGATGAAGCGGAATCGTTTATTTCTTTGCTTGGTGCTTTTGTTATTCCTTTATCTGCCGTAATTGTGACTGATTTTATGGTAATAAAAAAAGGAAGCTTCACATCCGCCATGCTTGAGAATTTATCAGAAAGAACATTGAACCGCTCAGGATTCCTCGCCATTTTATTGGGCGTTTTATTCTATCTTTTGCTTCCTACTGATTATTCGCCTGGGTTTTTATCTTTTCTTTTAACAGGCATACTGTACCTTTCGTTCCACCGTTTCAAGAAAAAAAACATTCACTGA
- a CDS encoding MogA/MoaB family molybdenum cofactor biosynthesis protein — MSFSEHKSSAPAVIYCLIITVSDTRTKETDKSGKIISSLLEEKGHQVIERTIVKDDQEEIRSAIQRGIAASDVDAVLLNGGTGISKRDVTYEVVEGVLEKELAGFGELFRMISYTDDIGTPAMLSRAIGGVAKETAIFAMPGSSGAVKLAMSKLLIPELPHIVRELRK; from the coding sequence ATGAGCTTTAGTGAACATAAATCCAGTGCGCCGGCAGTTATTTACTGTTTGATTATCACTGTCAGTGACACAAGAACAAAGGAAACAGATAAAAGCGGAAAAATCATTTCCTCTCTACTAGAAGAAAAAGGCCATCAGGTGATCGAGCGAACCATTGTAAAAGATGATCAAGAGGAAATTCGGTCGGCCATTCAGCGAGGGATTGCTGCTAGTGATGTGGATGCTGTTTTATTAAATGGGGGGACGGGCATTTCTAAAAGAGATGTCACCTATGAAGTGGTTGAAGGAGTGCTTGAGAAGGAGCTAGCTGGGTTTGGTGAGCTGTTTCGTATGATTAGCTATACAGATGATATTGGTACGCCAGCTATGCTAAGCAGAGCCATTGGAGGGGTTGCAAAGGAAACGGCCATCTTTGCTATGCCAGGTTCTTCAGGTGCTGTGAAATTAGCGATGTCTAAGTTATTAATCCCAGAGCTTCCTCACATTGTGCGAGAGCTTCGTAAATAA
- a CDS encoding EcsC family protein, which produces MWTEREQKRMSDIHLWEEEHFAHEATDVERTFHKLYNHQLNQLDSKAKTRLYAVMDSALFHMHSLIQNSQSQVDASHRLLTDARLFHPEIEQIQDMKNLSIDQLVYIADQQIARQRMVSFAQGGLAGTGSFLLLGLDLPAVLAINLRTVQLIAMTYGYPVNYPSEMMIALKVFHMATLPKGLQERAWRELEQEVKQEQAHPYFYEGPEGIADANWLQGPMKQIMKGTVLMMLRKKMIQGIPILGIAIGAAVNYRFTRSVSEIAHKFYEKRFLNELREEYGNEL; this is translated from the coding sequence GTGTGGACAGAAAGAGAACAAAAAAGAATGAGTGATATTCATTTATGGGAAGAAGAGCACTTCGCCCATGAAGCAACTGACGTAGAGCGAACATTTCACAAATTGTATAACCACCAGCTCAATCAGCTGGATTCTAAAGCTAAAACACGTTTGTATGCCGTGATGGACTCGGCGCTTTTTCATATGCATTCGCTTATTCAAAATTCACAATCACAGGTCGATGCCAGTCATCGGCTGTTAACCGATGCACGCTTGTTTCATCCAGAAATCGAACAAATTCAGGATATGAAGAACTTGTCTATTGATCAGCTTGTCTACATTGCCGATCAACAAATTGCGCGACAGCGAATGGTTTCATTTGCGCAAGGGGGACTTGCAGGCACGGGAAGTTTTTTATTATTAGGTCTTGATTTACCGGCGGTGCTTGCCATTAACCTACGAACGGTCCAGCTTATTGCGATGACTTATGGATATCCCGTCAATTACCCTTCTGAAATGATGATAGCTCTTAAAGTTTTCCACATGGCTACTCTTCCTAAAGGTTTACAAGAGCGAGCTTGGCGAGAATTAGAGCAAGAGGTAAAGCAAGAGCAGGCACATCCATATTTTTATGAAGGTCCAGAAGGAATTGCTGATGCCAACTGGTTACAGGGGCCGATGAAGCAAATCATGAAAGGTACCGTACTAATGATGCTACGTAAAAAAATGATTCAAGGAATCCCGATTCTTGGCATAGCGATTGGAGCAGCCGTGAACTATCGTTTTACTCGGTCAGTCAGTGAAATTGCTCATAAGTTCTATGAGAAACGTTTTCTAAATGAACTTAGAGAGGAGTATGGAAATGAGCTTTAG
- a CDS encoding acetate kinase: MAKIIAINAGSSSLKFQLLNMPEETVITKGLVERIGLDDAIFTIEVNGEKNEEITNIPDHAVAVKMLLDKLISFSIISSYDEIEGVGHRVVHGGEKFNDSAMITDEVLAGIEEVSELAPLHNPANLVGIRAFREILPEVPSVAVFDTAFHQSMPEQSYLYSLPYEYYEDYGVRKYGFHGTSHKYVSERAAEMLGRPLDQLRILSCHLGNGASIAAIEGGKSIDTSMGFTPLAGVTMGTRSGNIDPALIPFIMEKTGQTAEEVMNTLNKKSGLLGVSGFSSDLRDITSKAEAGNERAELALEVFTSRIHKYIGSYAARMSGLDAIIFTAGIGENSDAVRARVLRGLEFMGVYWDPALNKVKGKEAFINYPHSPVKVMIIPTNEEVVIARDTVRLSK, translated from the coding sequence ATGGCGAAAATAATCGCAATCAACGCCGGTAGTTCTTCGTTGAAGTTTCAACTTTTAAATATGCCGGAAGAAACTGTTATCACAAAAGGACTCGTGGAGAGAATCGGCCTTGATGACGCCATCTTTACAATAGAAGTGAACGGTGAAAAGAATGAAGAAATTACAAACATTCCTGATCATGCAGTAGCAGTAAAAATGCTTTTGGACAAGCTGATTAGCTTTTCTATTATTTCTTCTTATGATGAAATTGAAGGTGTTGGGCATCGCGTTGTTCATGGTGGAGAGAAATTTAATGACTCTGCAATGATTACAGATGAAGTACTTGCTGGAATTGAAGAAGTATCAGAGCTTGCGCCTTTGCATAACCCTGCAAACCTTGTAGGTATTCGTGCGTTCCGCGAGATTTTGCCAGAGGTTCCATCTGTAGCCGTATTTGATACAGCTTTCCACCAGTCAATGCCAGAGCAATCTTACTTATATAGCTTACCTTACGAATATTATGAAGATTATGGTGTTCGTAAGTACGGTTTCCACGGTACTTCTCACAAGTATGTCTCAGAGCGTGCTGCAGAAATGCTTGGTCGTCCGCTTGATCAATTGCGTATCCTTTCTTGTCACCTTGGTAACGGGGCAAGTATTGCAGCAATTGAAGGTGGGAAGTCAATCGATACTTCCATGGGCTTTACACCACTAGCTGGTGTGACGATGGGAACTCGTTCTGGAAATATCGACCCTGCCTTAATTCCGTTTATTATGGAAAAAACAGGCCAAACTGCAGAAGAAGTAATGAACACGTTGAATAAGAAAAGTGGTCTTCTTGGTGTATCTGGTTTCTCAAGTGATCTTCGCGATATCACAAGTAAAGCAGAAGCTGGAAACGAACGTGCTGAGCTTGCACTGGAAGTATTTACTTCTCGCATTCACAAGTACATTGGTTCATACGCTGCACGTATGTCTGGACTTGATGCGATTATTTTCACAGCAGGTATCGGTGAAAATAGTGACGCGGTTCGTGCACGTGTATTACGTGGCCTTGAATTTATGGGCGTTTACTGGGATCCAGCTCTAAACAAGGTGAAAGGGAAAGAAGCTTTCATTAACTATCCTCACTCACCTGTAAAAGTAATGATTATCCCAACAAATGAAGAAGTTGTGATTGCGCGAGATACTGTTCGACTTTCTAAATAA
- a CDS encoding class I SAM-dependent methyltransferase → MSELTVENLYNVLDESTLVIQNKLEMSYLEALVETGLNIFENKVLQEELDADTVVRLKSLYDSCSLDGAEQETVRKGIQLALLKGMKKGIQPHHAMTPDSVAHLIGYLVKKYKEVLNLDNMKILDPAVGTGNLLTSVLNQLDGENVEAYGVEPDDLLLHLGFVNANLQKHQVEFLHQDSVKPIYIPQVNTVVTDLPVGYYPHEEAAAKYELKAEEGMSYVHHLLIEQSLNMTEDSGMLFFMIPNFLFGDDGAKQVRNLLNDRSVIHGVIQLPTSLFANESQAKSILVTQKKGEHTLKPKQVMMAKLPSFSNREAMLNMMQQINGWFSQLS, encoded by the coding sequence ATGTCCGAATTAACTGTAGAAAATCTATATAACGTGTTAGATGAATCAACACTTGTCATTCAAAATAAGTTAGAGATGTCTTATCTTGAAGCACTTGTCGAGACAGGTTTAAATATATTTGAAAATAAAGTCCTTCAAGAAGAACTAGATGCTGATACGGTTGTGCGTCTAAAAAGTCTGTATGACTCATGTAGTCTTGATGGAGCGGAACAAGAAACGGTGCGGAAAGGGATCCAACTGGCCCTACTTAAAGGAATGAAAAAAGGTATTCAACCTCACCATGCAATGACACCTGATAGTGTGGCGCATTTAATTGGGTATCTTGTGAAAAAATATAAAGAGGTTCTAAATCTTGATAACATGAAGATTCTTGACCCTGCTGTTGGCACTGGGAATTTGCTAACGTCAGTCCTCAATCAATTGGATGGAGAGAACGTAGAAGCGTACGGTGTTGAACCTGATGATCTTCTCTTGCACCTGGGATTTGTTAATGCTAACTTGCAAAAGCATCAAGTGGAATTTCTTCACCAGGACAGTGTGAAGCCAATCTACATTCCTCAAGTAAATACTGTGGTGACAGATTTACCTGTCGGGTATTACCCACACGAAGAGGCAGCTGCGAAATATGAGTTAAAAGCGGAAGAGGGAATGTCTTATGTTCATCATCTCTTGATCGAACAAAGTTTAAACATGACGGAAGACTCTGGTATGCTTTTCTTTATGATTCCAAACTTTCTCTTTGGAGATGATGGCGCAAAGCAAGTAAGGAATTTGCTCAACGACCGCTCTGTTATCCATGGGGTTATTCAATTGCCAACTAGCTTGTTTGCGAATGAATCACAGGCCAAAAGCATCCTCGTTACTCAGAAAAAAGGAGAACATACGTTAAAACCAAAGCAAGTGATGATGGCAAAACTTCCATCGTTCTCAAATCGTGAAGCGATGCTGAATATGATGCAACAGATCAATGGGTGGTTTTCACAGCTTTCATAA
- the tpx gene encoding thiol peroxidase — translation MANITFKETPMTLLGEEVKVGDKAPDFTVLANDLSEKTLEDYPGTRLISVVPSLDTGVCDAQTRKFNEEAAKLNNVKVLTISADLPFAQKRWCGAAGIEDAITLSDHRDLSFGKAFGVAMQELRLLARAVFVVNSNGEVVHTEYVSEATNHPDYDAALNAAKQAE, via the coding sequence ATGGCTAACATTACATTTAAAGAAACGCCGATGACGCTTTTAGGTGAAGAAGTAAAAGTTGGTGACAAGGCTCCTGATTTTACTGTGCTTGCAAATGATCTATCTGAAAAGACGCTTGAAGATTATCCAGGTACTCGTCTTATTAGTGTTGTACCATCTCTTGATACAGGTGTTTGTGATGCCCAAACACGTAAATTCAATGAAGAAGCTGCAAAACTTAACAACGTAAAAGTATTAACTATTAGTGCCGATCTTCCATTTGCTCAAAAACGCTGGTGTGGTGCTGCTGGTATTGAAGATGCGATCACCTTATCAGATCATCGAGACCTTTCATTTGGCAAAGCATTTGGCGTAGCTATGCAGGAACTGCGTTTGCTAGCAAGAGCTGTGTTTGTTGTGAATAGTAACGGTGAGGTTGTGCACACAGAGTACGTGAGTGAAGCTACTAATCATCCTGATTATGATGCTGCTCTAAATGCTGCAAAACAAGCGGAATAA
- the ytfJ gene encoding GerW family sporulation protein, with product MSEHPIEGLMQTAMENLKDMIDVNTIIGDPVETPDGSVILTVSKVGFGFAAGGSEFMLKQQSNQQGQSKGEPFGGGSGGGVSITPIAFLIVSAGDIKMIHLDNTTHLYERLLDLAPQAIEKVQSILQNMNQNSNGNKNQKSQQGQQNGSGSSRQSSQSKHLFRGQQRHQDDNKQDLDF from the coding sequence ATGTCTGAACATCCAATTGAAGGATTAATGCAAACGGCAATGGAAAATTTGAAAGATATGATCGATGTAAACACCATTATTGGTGATCCGGTCGAAACTCCAGATGGGAGTGTTATTTTGACGGTTTCAAAGGTTGGATTTGGATTTGCTGCTGGTGGTAGTGAATTCATGTTGAAACAACAGTCCAACCAGCAGGGCCAAAGTAAAGGGGAGCCATTTGGCGGCGGAAGTGGTGGAGGGGTTTCCATTACCCCCATTGCTTTTCTAATCGTCAGTGCAGGGGACATAAAAATGATTCATCTGGACAATACAACTCATCTTTACGAGAGACTACTTGACCTTGCACCGCAGGCTATTGAAAAGGTACAAAGCATCCTTCAAAATATGAATCAGAACTCGAATGGAAATAAAAATCAAAAAAGTCAACAAGGTCAACAAAATGGTTCAGGATCATCAAGACAAAGCTCTCAATCCAAACATCTTTTCCGAGGACAGCAAAGACATCAAGATGACAATAAGCAAGATCTCGATTTTTAA
- a CDS encoding DUF2953 domain-containing protein has product MIIAIAAILLLLIIASLPLIIFSTVRVTVIMEHSSTVEELQIAVRALFGLVVYETTIPLIELFEEGEETVKKKKKEKGLKGETKELVQVLKKAFRARKSFLFFLKRVRFKNVQWETNFGAGNAANTAVFAGIVMNAKVAIFTLLSHYSNLHTIPQLIVTPIYEMKTIQTYMKCMITFKLGHAMIAVIKLMKSQKKLQEA; this is encoded by the coding sequence GTGATTATTGCGATCGCTGCTATTCTTTTACTCTTAATCATCGCATCCTTACCTCTTATTATTTTTTCGACTGTAAGAGTAACGGTGATTATGGAACATTCTTCAACGGTGGAGGAACTTCAGATAGCTGTGAGAGCGCTTTTTGGACTTGTCGTCTATGAAACGACTATTCCCTTAATCGAGTTATTTGAAGAAGGGGAAGAAACTGTCAAAAAGAAGAAGAAAGAAAAAGGGCTTAAAGGTGAAACGAAGGAATTGGTTCAGGTATTAAAAAAAGCATTTCGTGCCAGGAAGTCGTTCTTATTTTTCTTGAAACGAGTACGGTTTAAAAATGTTCAATGGGAAACCAATTTCGGGGCTGGGAATGCTGCCAATACAGCTGTCTTTGCTGGAATTGTAATGAATGCGAAGGTAGCGATTTTTACGCTTCTATCACATTACTCAAACCTTCATACAATTCCTCAACTTATTGTCACGCCTATCTATGAAATGAAAACAATTCAAACTTATATGAAATGCATGATTACGTTCAAACTGGGGCATGCTATGATCGCGGTAATTAAATTGATGAAGTCTCAGAAAAAGTTGCAGGAGGCTTAG
- a CDS encoding RDD family protein, protein MDETMSMTAPPASVDTEARHLRYAGFWMRFWAYLVDIIVVASLNGILITPLIRGFDLPATEPAILPLQAILTGIVYYMYFILMTKFLSQTLGKMLFGLKVASLDKTKLTWGTVIFREGIGRFISKTILFVGFLVVAFTKKKQGIHDLFAETTVVHEK, encoded by the coding sequence ATGGACGAAACAATGAGTATGACTGCCCCTCCCGCATCGGTAGACACAGAAGCGAGGCACTTACGTTATGCGGGCTTCTGGATGCGATTTTGGGCATATTTAGTTGATATTATTGTGGTAGCAAGTTTGAATGGCATTCTGATCACACCTCTAATAAGAGGATTTGACTTACCAGCAACAGAACCGGCCATTTTACCTTTACAGGCCATTCTAACTGGAATTGTTTATTATATGTATTTTATTTTAATGACAAAATTTTTGTCTCAGACACTTGGGAAAATGCTTTTCGGATTAAAGGTAGCGTCCCTTGATAAGACGAAGTTAACATGGGGGACCGTTATTTTTAGAGAAGGAATTGGTCGTTTTATAAGCAAGACGATTTTATTTGTAGGTTTTCTTGTCGTGGCCTTCACAAAAAAGAAACAGGGCATTCATGATTTGTTTGCTGAGACGACTGTTGTACATGAAAAATAA
- the sppA gene encoding signal peptide peptidase SppA — translation MNGKRWIALGITVVLIIVSLGFNFVSSLAFGGWQEEMNTTDQFAETVIEEGSSSNKIAVLNVEGVIQDTGTNTSFLPQAGYNHDIFMKRLEHAAEDKSVKGIILRLNTPGGGVVESEEIHDKLLEIKEKTDKPIYASMGSMTASAGYYISAPTDKIVASPSTITGSIGVIMQSMNYAELAEKVGVKWETIKSGPHKDIMSPSREMTEEEREILQSMIDNSYDQFVRVVSEGRGIDESKVRELADGRIYDGRQAKEVNLVDDLGNLEDTIEGMKKDLGDNKLQVVQYKQNLGFNSLFEMTAAKLMGPDKDLLGIHQLLSTPQSPELMYLYSE, via the coding sequence ATGAATGGAAAACGATGGATTGCATTAGGTATTACAGTAGTTCTCATCATCGTATCACTTGGTTTTAATTTTGTTTCAAGTCTGGCATTTGGCGGATGGCAAGAAGAAATGAATACGACAGACCAATTTGCTGAGACGGTTATTGAAGAAGGGAGCAGCTCGAATAAAATCGCCGTTCTTAATGTGGAAGGTGTTATTCAAGATACAGGAACGAATACTAGCTTCCTGCCGCAGGCAGGATACAATCACGATATATTTATGAAACGGTTAGAGCATGCTGCAGAAGATAAGAGCGTCAAAGGGATTATCTTAAGACTGAATACGCCAGGCGGTGGTGTTGTAGAAAGTGAAGAGATTCACGATAAACTTTTGGAGATCAAAGAAAAAACGGATAAACCGATCTACGCTTCAATGGGAAGTATGACAGCTTCTGCAGGTTATTACATTTCTGCTCCGACAGATAAAATTGTAGCAAGTCCTTCTACAATTACAGGTTCAATTGGGGTAATCATGCAATCAATGAATTATGCAGAATTAGCTGAAAAAGTTGGTGTGAAGTGGGAGACGATTAAGAGCGGTCCTCATAAAGATATCATGTCACCGAGCCGAGAAATGACCGAAGAAGAGCGAGAGATTTTACAATCAATGATTGATAACTCATATGATCAGTTTGTTCGGGTCGTGAGTGAAGGTAGAGGAATAGACGAAAGCAAAGTTCGTGAACTTGCTGACGGTAGAATATACGATGGAAGACAAGCGAAAGAAGTGAACCTTGTAGATGACCTTGGTAATTTAGAAGATACAATTGAAGGAATGAAGAAAGATCTTGGAGATAACAAGCTACAAGTTGTTCAATATAAGCAAAACCTTGGTTTTAATTCATTATTTGAAATGACAGCAGCAAAACTCATGGGGCCCGACAAAGATCTTTTAGGCATTCATCAGCTTCTATCAACGCCGCAATCCCCTGAGTTAATGTATTTATATTCTGAATAA
- a CDS encoding NAD kinase — MPNRRNLFFFYKQTKEIQEKVEPLKALAEKNDFHIVESPEEASIIASIGGDGAFLQAVRKTGFREDCLYVGISTGELGFYCDFHIDNIQNMVDDILSEGIEVRRYPTIEVMVNNESSFYCLNECTIRSSIIKTLAMEVYVEDFHFETFRGDGLIVSTPTGSTAYNKSVNGAVVDPKLACMQVSELASLNNNHYRTLGSPFLLSDERTLTLQVIQDGNDYPVIGIDNEAMSIQHAKEIQIHIPEKRIKTVKLKNNSFWHKVQRSFL; from the coding sequence ATGCCAAATCGACGTAATTTGTTTTTTTTCTACAAGCAGACAAAAGAAATCCAGGAAAAAGTAGAACCTTTGAAGGCACTTGCAGAAAAAAATGATTTTCATATTGTAGAAAGTCCTGAAGAGGCGAGCATTATCGCTAGTATCGGGGGGGATGGAGCTTTTCTTCAAGCGGTTAGAAAAACAGGCTTTCGTGAAGATTGTCTCTATGTCGGTATTTCTACTGGCGAGCTAGGGTTTTATTGTGATTTCCACATTGACAACATCCAAAATATGGTGGACGACATTTTATCAGAAGGTATTGAAGTACGTCGTTATCCAACAATAGAAGTAATGGTAAACAACGAATCCTCTTTTTATTGCTTGAATGAATGCACCATTCGATCATCCATTATTAAAACGCTTGCTATGGAAGTATACGTAGAAGATTTTCACTTTGAAACGTTTCGAGGAGATGGCCTCATTGTTTCCACCCCAACCGGAAGTACGGCGTATAATAAATCCGTTAATGGTGCTGTGGTAGATCCTAAACTTGCTTGTATGCAAGTAAGCGAACTTGCTTCACTTAACAATAATCATTACCGTACGCTTGGCTCTCCATTTTTATTAAGTGATGAGAGAACGCTTACGCTTCAAGTTATTCAAGATGGCAATGACTATCCAGTTATTGGTATCGATAATGAAGCGATGAGCATACAACATGCTAAAGAAATTCAAATCCATATCCCAGAAAAACGCATCAAAACTGTTAAGCTTAAAAACAATTCTTTTTGGCATAAAGTGCAAAGAAGTTTTCTTTAA
- a CDS encoding amidohydrolase → MGTLWFGGKIYTLEHENETVEAVYTENGRIKKVGSKSELTSMFGKEMTAQYDLKGNVMIPGFVDSHLHMIGHGEKLLRLNLSEATSAEEMKRLLEKKVDEIAPFEWVIGEGWNENNFQDRKIFHRDELDEIAPNHPMMLTRVCRHAILANSIALDLAGITDDTPDPEGGVIMRDSNGRATGYLLDRAQELVKNAMPEASIEFLEKALSCSVDDLVAQGVTGGHSEDLNYYGGFTRTYETFLNVINGQRKFRANLLVHHEVIEDMRKQGLGFGDGTNYVELGAMKIFADGALGGRTALLSHPYNDSPDTSGVAIHSIEGLTELVKKARSHDMPVAIHVIGDLALEYAIEAIEQYPVPFGLRDRLIHTQVMREDLLKRLKELSVILDIQPRFVASDFPWVIERLGEGRMGMSFAWKTLLESGVPIAGGSDAPIEPVNPLLGIHAAVTRKRPDESHGGYYPEQKLSVFESVSLFTKGSAFAIGREHERGMIKENFVADFTVLDRDIFHCDPDIILETKPVMTVVDETVVYEKI, encoded by the coding sequence GTGGGAACGCTTTGGTTTGGTGGAAAGATCTATACGCTTGAACATGAAAATGAAACAGTAGAAGCTGTTTATACAGAAAATGGCCGAATAAAAAAGGTCGGGTCTAAATCAGAACTTACCTCGATGTTCGGAAAAGAAATGACGGCACAGTATGATTTAAAAGGAAATGTGATGATTCCTGGATTTGTTGATAGTCATCTTCATATGATTGGGCACGGGGAAAAGCTCCTTCGTCTTAATTTATCAGAAGCTACTTCTGCAGAAGAAATGAAACGTCTCCTTGAAAAAAAAGTAGATGAAATTGCCCCATTTGAATGGGTGATTGGAGAAGGTTGGAATGAAAACAACTTTCAGGATCGAAAAATCTTTCATCGTGACGAGTTGGATGAGATTGCGCCAAATCATCCGATGATGCTAACAAGAGTATGTCGACATGCGATTCTTGCTAACTCTATTGCGCTTGATCTTGCGGGAATTACGGATGATACGCCTGATCCTGAAGGTGGCGTGATTATGCGTGATAGTAACGGCAGAGCAACTGGATATTTACTTGACCGTGCACAGGAATTAGTTAAGAATGCGATGCCTGAGGCAAGCATCGAGTTTCTCGAAAAAGCACTCTCGTGTTCAGTAGATGATCTTGTTGCACAAGGAGTGACAGGCGGTCATAGTGAAGATTTAAACTATTACGGTGGATTTACGCGTACGTACGAAACCTTTTTGAATGTGATCAATGGTCAGCGCAAATTCAGAGCGAATCTACTCGTTCATCACGAAGTTATCGAAGACATGCGAAAACAGGGGCTGGGCTTTGGCGATGGAACGAACTATGTTGAACTTGGTGCAATGAAGATCTTTGCTGATGGGGCACTGGGAGGACGTACGGCGTTGTTAAGCCATCCATACAATGATTCACCTGACACGTCCGGAGTTGCCATTCACAGCATTGAAGGGCTGACTGAACTTGTAAAGAAAGCGAGGTCGCATGATATGCCTGTGGCCATTCATGTCATTGGTGATCTGGCTCTTGAATATGCGATTGAAGCCATTGAACAGTACCCTGTTCCATTCGGTTTGAGAGATCGTCTGATTCATACTCAAGTTATGCGTGAAGATTTGTTAAAGCGATTAAAAGAGCTTTCAGTTATTCTCGATATCCAACCAAGATTTGTCGCATCAGACTTTCCGTGGGTTATTGAACGTCTTGGAGAAGGTAGAATGGGAATGTCCTTTGCATGGAAAACCCTTCTTGAAAGTGGAGTTCCCATTGCAGGTGGATCAGATGCGCCAATTGAACCTGTCAATCCATTACTAGGTATTCATGCAGCTGTTACACGGAAACGTCCTGATGAATCTCATGGCGGGTACTATCCTGAACAAAAATTGTCGGTGTTTGAGAGCGTATCTCTTTTTACAAAAGGCAGTGCGTTTGCTATTGGAAGAGAGCATGAGAGAGGTATGATTAAAGAGAACTTTGTTGCGGATTTTACAGTTTTAGATCGTGATATTTTTCACTGTGATCCAGACATTATACTTGAAACAAAACCGGTCATGACAGTTGTGGATGAAACGGTTGTATATGAAAAAATCTAA